In Verrucomicrobiota bacterium, the DNA window CCTGAAGACGAGGATCTATTGGAAGTAGCCTTAGATATTATTAGAGCTAGAACTCTAGCAATATTGAGACAGTTTAATGATGATCTGGTCCGAAAGAGTAGTGTTATCAGCTTTTTAGCAGAAGCAGAGATAGTTAGTAAGTTACAACTCAATCTTAAAGATGCTCAACTTGATGGCGTTGAGCTTACTGAGATTTCTCTCCAGAAAGCCCAGCTTGAAGCAGTGAGTTTCAAGAATGCTCACCTTGAAAAGGCTCACTTTGAAGGGGCTAACTTAAGAAAAGCTCAATTTGAAAGAGCAAATCTTAAGGATGCATATTTTCAAGATGCCCATCTTAATGGAGCAAATTTTAGATTTGCAAATCTTGAAGATGCTCACCTATATAATGCGAGGCTTGAAGGGGCTCATCTTGAGGGTGCAAACCT includes these proteins:
- a CDS encoding pentapeptide repeat-containing protein, coding for PEDEDLLEVALDIIRARTLAILRQFNDDLVRKSSVISFLAEAEIVSKLQLNLKDAQLDGVELTEISLQKAQLEAVSFKNAHLEKAHFEGANLRKAQFERANLKDAYFQDAHLNGANFRFANLEDAHLYNARLEGAHLEGANLTNARLKEATFDYSDLKGANLQEVHLQGAHLKDVNLENANLRGANLQDADLDRVNLKNIQFDDKTVWPDKSKMATANNISDDLKVRLDLIDSSLSKDLTV